In Nostoc sp. CENA543, a single genomic region encodes these proteins:
- a CDS encoding DUF3531 family protein has translation MHIQFREFNPFDVWIWLKFTTVPSEREKQYIEEVFNSWFYLGKLGAFNAENLQVQETGLDISYMDYDSQGYDKSLLALMHNMGEFEYEGQWGRCWFDLGTSDAIALDILINALTQLSEEYVTLESLYIGGENEDWPVEDSESRAYSIYDN, from the coding sequence ATGCACATCCAATTTCGTGAATTTAACCCCTTTGATGTTTGGATTTGGTTGAAATTTACCACTGTTCCTTCTGAACGAGAAAAACAGTATATAGAAGAAGTATTTAACTCCTGGTTTTACTTGGGAAAATTAGGCGCATTTAATGCTGAAAATCTGCAAGTTCAAGAAACTGGATTAGATATCAGCTATATGGATTATGATTCCCAAGGTTATGACAAAAGCTTATTAGCTCTCATGCACAATATGGGCGAATTTGAGTATGAAGGACAGTGGGGACGTTGTTGGTTTGACTTGGGAACGAGTGATGCGATCGCTTTAGATATTCTGATTAATGCACTAACTCAACTTAGTGAAGAATACGTCACTCTGGAATCCCTATATATCGGCGGAGAAAATGAAGATTGGCCTGTCGAAGATAGTGAAAGTCGTGCTTACTCTATTTACGATAATTAA
- a CDS encoding NAD(P)(+) transhydrogenase (Re/Si-specific) subunit beta — protein sequence MSDFLPTGIQLTYLVAASLFILGLKKLGSPATARNGNVIAAVGMLLAIVATMLDQHVLNYEMILLGLAIGSAIGAIAAYKVQMTEMPQMVGLLNGLGGAASALVAVAEFWRFLDTGAPVPLDVNISMLLDVLIGGVTFTGSFLAFAKLQGLISGSPITFPLQQPFNLLLLGAYVAGSAYLIITPDNLPVFLAVVTVSLILGVMFVIPIGGGDMPVVISLLNSLSGIAAAAAGFVVMNNMLIIAGALVGASGIILTEIMCKAMNRSLFSVLFSAFGSGGSSAAGGAAAGTTDHTVHSIDPEEGAMMLGYARSVVIVPGYGMAVAQAQHSVRELADQLERMGVDVKYAIHPVAGRMPGHMNVLLAEANVAYTQLYDMEDINPQFEQADVALVIGANDVVNPAARSDVNSPIYGMPILEVDKAKHTIVIKRGMSAGFAGVDNELFYKDKTTMLFGSAKDMVSKLVAEVKQL from the coding sequence GTGAGCGACTTTTTACCAACTGGGATTCAGCTGACGTACTTAGTCGCTGCGTCTTTATTTATTCTGGGGTTGAAAAAACTCGGTTCTCCTGCCACTGCACGCAATGGTAATGTGATTGCGGCGGTGGGAATGCTGCTGGCGATTGTCGCTACAATGCTCGACCAGCACGTATTGAACTATGAGATGATTTTGTTAGGCTTGGCGATTGGTTCGGCAATTGGTGCGATCGCAGCTTACAAAGTCCAAATGACAGAAATGCCCCAAATGGTGGGTTTACTCAATGGTTTAGGCGGTGCAGCTTCCGCATTAGTTGCGGTGGCTGAATTTTGGCGATTTTTGGATACTGGCGCGCCTGTACCTTTAGATGTCAACATTTCCATGTTATTGGATGTGTTAATTGGTGGTGTCACCTTTACAGGTAGTTTTCTCGCCTTCGCTAAACTGCAAGGATTAATTAGTGGTTCGCCAATTACATTTCCCCTACAACAACCATTTAACCTGTTGTTATTGGGTGCTTATGTCGCGGGTAGTGCCTACCTCATCATCACACCAGATAATTTACCTGTATTCTTAGCAGTTGTTACCGTCTCTCTAATTTTAGGTGTGATGTTCGTCATCCCCATTGGCGGTGGCGATATGCCCGTTGTAATCTCCCTGTTAAACTCCTTATCAGGTATTGCGGCGGCGGCTGCTGGTTTTGTGGTGATGAATAATATGTTAATCATCGCCGGTGCGTTAGTAGGGGCTTCTGGTATCATCCTCACGGAAATCATGTGTAAAGCCATGAACCGTTCCCTCTTCAGCGTACTGTTTAGCGCGTTTGGTTCGGGAGGTTCTAGTGCGGCTGGTGGTGCGGCGGCTGGTACAACAGATCACACCGTCCACAGTATTGATCCCGAAGAAGGGGCAATGATGTTGGGTTATGCTCGTTCTGTGGTGATTGTTCCTGGCTATGGGATGGCTGTAGCCCAAGCACAACACAGTGTGAGAGAATTGGCAGACCAATTAGAGCGTATGGGTGTTGATGTTAAGTATGCCATTCACCCTGTCGCGGGCAGAATGCCGGGACACATGAATGTTTTGTTAGCTGAGGCGAATGTGGCGTACACCCAGTTGTATGACATGGAAGATATTAACCCTCAGTTTGAACAAGCAGATGTCGCTTTAGTCATTGGCGCAAATGATGTAGTCAATCCGGCGGCGCGTAGTGATGTTAATAGCCCTATTTACGGTATGCCGATTTTAGAGGTAGATAAGGCAAAACACACCATTGTAATTAAGCGCGGGATGAGTGCAGGTTTTGCTGGTGTAGATAATGAGTTGTTCTACAAAGATAAAACCACAATGCTGTTTGGTAGTGCAAAAGATATGGTGTCTAAGTTGGTTGCGGAAGTGAAGCAACTTTAG
- a CDS encoding PH domain-containing protein: MGIREEVYYEGGPHIGDLILNILIGFTVVGIPLTVGAIVRALWLRYRITDRRISVMGGWMGRDRSDVIYSEIVKIVKVPRGVGIWGDMVVTLRNGSRLEMRAIPNFREVYDYINERIAAKNPQYTPQ, encoded by the coding sequence ATGGGCATTCGTGAAGAAGTTTATTATGAAGGCGGCCCCCACATTGGGGATTTAATTTTAAATATCCTGATTGGCTTTACTGTGGTTGGTATACCACTTACAGTTGGTGCAATAGTGAGAGCCTTGTGGTTACGTTACCGCATCACCGATCGCAGAATATCTGTTATGGGTGGCTGGATGGGACGCGATCGCTCTGACGTAATTTACTCAGAAATTGTCAAAATTGTCAAAGTTCCCCGTGGAGTCGGTATTTGGGGAGACATGGTAGTCACCTTAAGAAATGGTAGCCGTTTAGAAATGCGGGCAATCCCTAATTTTCGTGAAGTTTACGACTACATCAACGAAAGAATTGCTGCCAAAAATCCTCAATACACACCCCAGTAG
- a CDS encoding Re/Si-specific NAD(P)(+) transhydrogenase subunit alpha: protein MKIAVAKEIEVCERRVALNPDTVGRLVKQGLEVWVEAGAGERSFFSDAAYAAAGAKIIEHPEQLWGEADILLKVSPPQTREDGRAEVDFMHEGAVLISFLNPLGNPVVAQQLANRRVTALSMELIPRTTRAQSMDALSSQASLAGYKSVLIAAAALPKYFPMLTTAAGTIAPAKVFIMGAGVAGLQAIATARRLGAVVEAFDIRPAVKEEVQSLGAKFVEVQLEEETTAAGGYAKEISEASRQRTQEVVTEHIKNADVVITTAQVPGKKAPLLVTAEMVAQMKPGSVIVDLAAEQGGNCACTDPGRDIVWNGVTIIGPINLPSSMPVHASQLYAKNLTSLLQLLIKDKALNVDFADDIIDAACITHAGEIRNQRVKDALQDAVLR from the coding sequence ATGAAAATAGCAGTTGCTAAAGAAATAGAAGTTTGTGAACGGCGTGTAGCATTAAATCCTGATACCGTTGGGCGATTAGTTAAGCAAGGTTTGGAAGTTTGGGTGGAAGCAGGCGCAGGAGAAAGATCATTTTTCAGTGATGCAGCCTATGCAGCCGCAGGAGCTAAAATTATTGAGCATCCTGAACAATTATGGGGCGAAGCCGATATTTTATTGAAAGTTAGTCCTCCTCAAACACGAGAAGACGGGCGTGCAGAAGTTGACTTTATGCACGAAGGGGCGGTGTTAATTAGCTTTCTGAATCCTTTAGGAAACCCAGTCGTAGCGCAGCAGTTAGCTAATCGGCGGGTAACGGCTTTGAGTATGGAGTTAATTCCACGCACCACTAGGGCGCAAAGTATGGATGCTTTATCTTCTCAAGCTTCCTTGGCGGGTTATAAATCAGTGTTAATTGCTGCCGCCGCCTTACCGAAATATTTTCCGATGCTGACAACAGCCGCAGGCACAATTGCCCCAGCCAAAGTATTTATTATGGGGGCTGGTGTGGCAGGATTACAAGCGATCGCCACTGCTAGACGTTTGGGTGCAGTGGTAGAAGCCTTTGATATTCGTCCGGCTGTCAAAGAGGAAGTGCAAAGTTTAGGCGCGAAATTCGTAGAAGTGCAGCTAGAAGAAGAAACAACCGCCGCCGGTGGTTACGCCAAGGAAATCTCAGAAGCTAGCAGACAACGTACCCAAGAAGTTGTCACCGAACATATCAAAAATGCGGATGTAGTAATTACTACTGCCCAAGTACCAGGGAAAAAAGCACCACTGCTAGTGACTGCGGAAATGGTAGCACAGATGAAACCTGGTTCTGTGATTGTCGATTTAGCCGCCGAACAAGGTGGAAACTGTGCTTGTACTGATCCTGGTAGAGATATTGTCTGGAATGGTGTCACTATTATCGGGCCGATTAATCTCCCTTCATCCATGCCAGTCCACGCCAGCCAACTCTATGCCAAGAACTTGACATCTTTGTTGCAACTCTTGATTAAAGACAAAGCATTAAATGTAGATTTTGCTGACGACATCATTGATGCAGCCTGCATCACCCACGCTGGAGAAATTCGCAATCAACGCGTTAAAGATGCGCTACAAGATGCAGTGTTGAGGTAA
- a CDS encoding NAD(P) transhydrogenase subunit alpha codes for MTEALIAALFVFVLSSFIGFEVINKIPPTLHTPLMSGSNAISGIAVIGAIVAAGERSTNLSVILGLIAVILATVNVVGGFLVTDRMLQMFKKKEVKA; via the coding sequence ATGACAGAGGCATTAATTGCGGCTTTGTTTGTATTTGTATTGTCATCTTTCATCGGTTTTGAAGTCATCAATAAAATCCCACCAACGTTACATACTCCCCTGATGTCAGGCTCAAATGCCATTTCGGGGATTGCTGTGATTGGGGCGATAGTCGCAGCCGGAGAAAGAAGCACCAATCTATCTGTAATTCTCGGTTTAATTGCGGTGATATTAGCGACAGTCAACGTCGTTGGTGGCTTTCTGGTGACTGACAGAATGTTGCAAATGTTCAAGAAAAAGGAGGTTAAAGCGTGA
- a CDS encoding DUF177 domain-containing protein: MDAIFIPQLTKAPERTEEIQVKEFLPGLDTLTPVRGRVRVQHHGNYLDVSAQAETIVTCTCNRCLQQYNHRLVVNAQEVIWLDEAVNQEQNLPLEREVAMEDLVETLSPNGYFHPSEWLYEQMCLELPQRQLCDLNCPGILNSAGESLDKPVDSRWASLEALKKQLPG; encoded by the coding sequence ATGGACGCAATTTTTATTCCGCAGCTAACTAAAGCACCGGAGCGTACAGAGGAAATTCAAGTTAAAGAATTTCTACCTGGGCTAGATACGTTAACACCAGTTCGCGGTCGCGTCCGCGTGCAGCATCATGGTAATTATTTAGATGTTTCAGCGCAGGCAGAAACTATTGTTACTTGTACCTGTAATCGTTGCTTACAGCAATATAATCACCGTTTAGTGGTGAATGCTCAAGAAGTAATTTGGTTAGATGAAGCCGTAAATCAAGAGCAGAACTTGCCTTTAGAAAGGGAAGTGGCGATGGAAGATTTAGTGGAAACTCTATCACCCAACGGTTATTTCCATCCCAGTGAATGGTTATATGAGCAGATGTGCTTAGAATTGCCGCAGCGTCAGTTATGTGATTTAAACTGTCCAGGGATTCTCAATTCGGCAGGCGAGAGTTTAGACAAACCCGTTGATAGCCGTTGGGCTAGTTTAGAGGCTCTGAAGAAGCAACTACCAGGATAA
- a CDS encoding ABC transporter ATP-binding protein, producing MLYLRNLTYHPTACPTAILKSINLELPTQKLGLIIGPSGSGKSTLLEILSGLAEPTSGAVFWREQELISEQLQQLAGLVFQFPERHFCGGTILEELRLGHPELGTERVRHALSEVGLEHLSLSAAPHALSGGQQRRLALAVQLIRQPNLLLLDEPTAGLDWSMRRQLVSLLAKLKQDWTLLVVTHDAGDMLAIADYCWTLNHGELESVDPAVLEAKVKEPQAAV from the coding sequence ATGCTCTATCTCAGAAATTTAACTTATCATCCCACAGCTTGCCCTACAGCAATTCTGAAATCCATTAATTTGGAGTTACCCACCCAAAAGCTAGGATTGATTATTGGCCCTAGCGGTTCTGGTAAAAGTACCCTACTAGAGATTTTGTCTGGACTAGCTGAACCCACATCAGGCGCAGTTTTTTGGCGAGAACAAGAACTCATTTCCGAACAGCTACAACAGTTAGCTGGCCTAGTTTTTCAGTTTCCAGAACGCCATTTTTGTGGCGGGACAATTTTGGAAGAATTGCGTTTAGGACATCCCGAATTAGGGACTGAACGAGTGAGACACGCCCTAAGCGAAGTAGGATTAGAGCATTTATCCCTATCCGCCGCACCTCACGCCTTAAGTGGAGGACAGCAACGCCGTTTAGCCTTAGCCGTACAATTAATTCGCCAACCCAATTTATTATTATTGGATGAACCCACAGCAGGCTTAGATTGGTCAATGCGTCGCCAACTAGTAAGTTTATTAGCAAAACTCAAACAAGACTGGACATTGTTAGTAGTAACACACGACGCAGGTGATATGCTGGCGATCGCAGATTATTGCTGGACACTCAATCACGGTGAATTAGAATCCGTAGATCCGGCTGTATTGGAGGCTAAAGTAAAAGAACCTCAAGCCGCAGTGTAA
- the rsmG gene encoding 16S rRNA (guanine(527)-N(7))-methyltransferase RsmG, with protein sequence MTNSLPTMAEIWQQTLNWQPTDEQQARFQQLYELILEGNRQLNLTRITEPQEFWEKHLWDSLRGIAPQQKFISSLETSASVIDIGTGAGFPGVPIAIVTPNSQITLLDSTRKKITFIDKILSELGINHAQTIVSRAEEIGQQPQHREKYDIALIRAVGNASVCAEYTLPLLKQNGLAVIYRGTWTDEETTALQDAVKQLGGEIESIEQFFTPLSNSIRHCLYLRKITITPAKFPRAVGVPTQKPL encoded by the coding sequence ATGACTAACTCATTGCCAACAATGGCAGAAATTTGGCAGCAAACTCTCAATTGGCAACCTACTGATGAACAGCAAGCGCGTTTTCAGCAGTTATATGAATTAATCCTTGAAGGGAATCGTCAGTTAAATTTAACTCGCATTACTGAACCGCAAGAGTTTTGGGAAAAGCATCTTTGGGATTCTTTGCGGGGAATTGCACCACAGCAAAAATTTATTTCGTCTCTGGAAACAAGTGCATCTGTCATTGATATTGGTACAGGTGCAGGTTTTCCTGGTGTGCCTATAGCAATTGTTACACCTAATTCTCAAATTACACTTTTAGATTCCACCCGCAAAAAGATTACTTTTATTGATAAAATCCTGAGTGAATTAGGAATTAATCATGCTCAAACTATTGTGAGTAGAGCCGAAGAAATTGGTCAGCAACCACAGCACCGAGAAAAGTATGATATAGCCTTAATTCGTGCTGTTGGTAATGCTTCAGTTTGCGCTGAATATACTTTGCCTTTACTCAAACAAAACGGTTTAGCAGTAATTTATCGCGGTACTTGGACAGATGAAGAAACCACAGCTTTGCAAGATGCGGTTAAGCAATTAGGTGGTGAGATTGAGTCAATAGAACAGTTTTTTACACCTCTAAGTAATAGCATTCGTCACTGTTTATATTTACGAAAAATAACAATCACACCTGCTAAGTTTCCCCGTGCTGTTGGTGTACCAACTCAAAAACCATTATGA
- the rnpA gene encoding ribonuclease P protein component produces MALPKAHRLKSRQDFQAVFREGMRRYSSHLTLRALKPSSAKESSLATAPKNSIGTECHHLTSTKIGISVSTKVSKKAVVRNRIKRQITAALQQLLPKIAPGWRLVLIVKPTAAGDECGSQQFLQELEQLLAKAEVLNGHS; encoded by the coding sequence GTGGCCTTGCCGAAAGCACATCGATTAAAATCCCGTCAAGATTTTCAGGCAGTTTTCCGAGAAGGAATGCGGCGATACAGTTCTCATTTAACTTTGAGAGCTTTGAAACCGTCATCTGCCAAAGAGTCTTCTTTGGCTACTGCCCCTAAAAACTCTATAGGGACTGAATGCCACCATCTCACCAGTACGAAAATAGGCATTTCAGTTAGCACAAAAGTGAGTAAAAAAGCAGTGGTGCGTAACCGCATCAAGCGTCAAATTACGGCAGCATTGCAACAACTGTTGCCGAAAATAGCACCAGGATGGAGATTGGTGTTAATTGTCAAACCAACAGCAGCAGGAGATGAGTGCGGAAGCCAACAATTTCTGCAAGAATTAGAGCAGTTGTTGGCAAAAGCCGAGGTATTAAATGGGCATTCGTGA
- the rpmH gene encoding 50S ribosomal protein L34, with the protein MQRTLGGTNRKRKRTSGFRARMRTPDGRNVIRARRRRGRHRLTV; encoded by the coding sequence ATGCAAAGAACTCTGGGCGGAACTAACCGCAAGAGAAAAAGAACTTCCGGCTTTCGTGCCAGAATGCGAACCCCTGATGGTAGAAACGTCATCAGAGCTAGAAGAAGAAGAGGACGGCATCGTTTGACCGTTTAG
- a CDS encoding R3H domain-containing nucleic acid-binding protein: MSNIPMQRGQQWLKSLLELTGISTEIRGSVETPHSLEEDSPAIDSYWLTIDETNLTPEQIGVLIGADGSVLDAIQYLANSTLNINQSEAGQASYTVELNGYRVKRQAEIQAIAEAVAVQVRSTGQEVEIRSLSSAERRFVHTLFQELTDIETFSRGKEPHRHLVVRPVGFEP, translated from the coding sequence ATGAGCAATATTCCCATGCAGCGAGGTCAGCAGTGGTTAAAATCACTGCTGGAACTCACGGGGATATCAACAGAGATTAGAGGTAGTGTAGAAACGCCTCATTCTCTAGAAGAAGATTCCCCAGCCATAGATAGCTACTGGTTGACAATTGACGAAACCAACCTTACCCCAGAGCAAATAGGCGTTCTGATTGGTGCTGACGGTTCAGTGTTGGATGCAATTCAATATCTGGCTAATTCCACGCTGAACATCAACCAATCAGAAGCCGGACAAGCCTCTTACACTGTGGAATTGAATGGCTATCGAGTGAAAAGACAAGCTGAAATTCAAGCAATAGCGGAAGCCGTAGCTGTACAAGTCCGTTCCACAGGTCAAGAAGTGGAAATTAGATCCCTCAGTTCTGCGGAAAGACGCTTTGTCCACACCTTGTTTCAAGAATTAACTGATATAGAAACCTTTAGTCGTGGCAAAGAACCCCATCGGCATTTAGTTGTTCGTCCTGTGGGCTTTGAACCCTAA
- a CDS encoding DUF2808 domain-containing protein yields MRRLLSVLALTGCVLTGLPTMVLAQGQGFVLFSGVKRENQLPFRLDFGGQTSSIDRYILRIPAQNMKLAAAQFAVTYPNYYKGSFDTKKIEVRVRGKKVPLSEVKWNKESGLIEIFPEEPVPAGSRVELVFSNVRNPSSGGTYYFNCQILSPGDLPLLRYIGSWILTIS; encoded by the coding sequence ATGCGCCGTTTACTTTCCGTTTTAGCCTTGACTGGCTGTGTACTTACTGGCTTACCGACTATGGTATTGGCACAAGGTCAAGGATTTGTACTGTTTAGCGGCGTTAAGCGGGAAAACCAGCTACCCTTCCGTTTAGACTTTGGCGGACAGACAAGTAGCATAGATAGATACATACTGAGAATTCCCGCCCAAAACATGAAACTAGCAGCAGCGCAATTTGCTGTGACTTATCCTAACTACTACAAAGGTAGTTTTGATACTAAAAAAATTGAAGTCAGAGTTAGAGGAAAGAAAGTCCCCCTTTCGGAAGTCAAATGGAATAAAGAAAGCGGTTTAATTGAAATTTTCCCCGAAGAACCCGTACCAGCAGGTAGCAGAGTCGAGTTAGTATTTTCCAACGTTCGCAATCCATCCTCTGGCGGTACATATTATTTCAACTGTCAAATTCTCTCTCCAGGAGATTTACCATTACTGCGCTACATCGGTTCTTGGATTTTGACAATTAGTTAA
- a CDS encoding Sll0314/Alr1548 family TPR repeat-containing protein: protein MTKIFFFPPMLRFSLFTRLMQATLGVAIALNLGVNPSLAGDPFRANQPHNIGKNTEAAFKAVFFNGDYPTAERYLKQAASSESDEPLVYAMKASLAYMNGDLIGLDNYSKKTLEAGSKLLATNELRGNIYIAVGHFLEGGVILTREGTIKGAPKALSRLRQVYQYLNQAEAISSQDPELNLIKGYMDLMLSVSLPFADPDDAIERLEKNAAPEYLTNRGIAIAYRDLKQYPQALNYANRALKVAADNPELYYLKAQILREQGRQGKNQQLIQEAISNFDKALAKKSQLPKDLVRQIERERDGAVNSLKSI, encoded by the coding sequence ATGACTAAAATTTTCTTTTTTCCCCCAATGCTGAGATTTTCCCTCTTTACTAGACTAATGCAGGCGACTTTAGGCGTAGCGATCGCCCTCAATCTGGGGGTAAATCCTAGTTTAGCCGGCGATCCCTTCCGCGCTAATCAACCCCATAACATTGGCAAAAACACGGAGGCTGCTTTTAAAGCAGTATTCTTCAATGGTGATTACCCAACCGCCGAGCGTTATCTTAAACAAGCAGCATCGAGCGAGTCAGATGAGCCTTTAGTCTATGCCATGAAGGCATCTCTAGCTTACATGAATGGAGATTTAATAGGACTAGATAATTACAGTAAGAAAACCCTAGAAGCAGGAAGCAAATTGCTGGCTACTAACGAATTAAGGGGGAATATTTACATAGCTGTCGGTCATTTTTTAGAAGGTGGCGTGATTTTGACGCGTGAAGGGACAATCAAAGGCGCACCCAAAGCCTTAAGCCGCCTTAGACAAGTGTATCAATACCTCAATCAAGCAGAGGCGATTTCGTCCCAAGACCCAGAACTGAATTTAATCAAGGGTTACATGGATTTGATGCTATCTGTAAGTTTACCCTTTGCAGATCCAGATGACGCAATTGAACGTTTAGAAAAGAACGCCGCACCCGAATATTTAACAAATCGCGGAATTGCGATCGCTTACCGTGACTTAAAGCAGTACCCCCAAGCCTTAAATTACGCCAACCGCGCCCTAAAAGTTGCAGCAGACAACCCAGAGTTGTATTATCTAAAAGCTCAAATTCTCAGAGAACAAGGAAGACAAGGCAAAAACCAGCAACTAATTCAAGAAGCGATTTCTAACTTCGACAAAGCCTTAGCCAAGAAATCCCAACTCCCCAAAGATTTAGTTAGACAAATAGAACGCGAACGCGACGGCGCAGTTAACAGTTTAAAAAGTATTTGA
- a CDS encoding NUDIX hydrolase yields the protein MGKKRDIRVIALGLIRDDERIFVSEGYDPVKQSTFYRALGGGVDFGETSLEALKREFQEEIQADLTNIHYLGCIENIFTYDGQPGHEIIQLYQCDFADSRFYQLESLVFSEGENHQHTALWIDISRFKSGELTLVPQEFFNYL from the coding sequence ATGGGCAAGAAACGTGATATTAGGGTTATAGCCTTGGGGCTAATTCGAGATGATGAGAGAATTTTTGTCTCTGAAGGTTATGACCCTGTAAAACAATCTACATTTTACCGAGCCCTTGGCGGTGGTGTTGACTTTGGCGAAACTAGCTTAGAAGCATTAAAACGAGAATTTCAAGAAGAAATTCAAGCTGATTTAACTAATATTCACTACTTAGGTTGTATAGAAAATATATTTACATACGACGGTCAGCCAGGACATGAAATTATTCAATTATATCAGTGTGATTTTGCCGATTCTCGATTTTATCAACTAGAAAGTCTAGTATTTTCTGAAGGCGAAAATCATCAACATACAGCATTATGGATAGATATCTCTCGGTTTAAATCTGGTGAACTCACATTAGTACCACAGGAGTTTTTTAACTATCTATAA
- the yidC gene encoding membrane protein insertase YidC yields MDFGIGFLSNNVMLPIIDLFYSIVPSYGLAIVALTLIIRFALYPLSAGSIRSMRRMRIVQPLMQKRMAEVKERYKDDPQKQQEEMMNVQKEFGNPLAGCLPLLLQMPVLLALFATLRGSPFAGVNYSVNLQILPAEQIERIQPQAFVTPPQNIYVADGEHVKVTAILPSGNKLTVGENTKIQYQTLEGKPFPALLAEHPDTKLIPEWKITKGEDRIKIDAEGNIEALQPGDVTIQGTIPGLAADKGFLFIDALGRVGAIDPDGTVHWDIVAMIIFFGISLYVSQMLSGQNSSGGNPQQDTVNKVTPVIFSGMFLFFPLPAGVLMYMVIGNIFQTLQTYILSREPLPEELQKIVDTQEKQAVAAQKTLPFEPKSSKKKTTG; encoded by the coding sequence ATGGATTTTGGTATCGGGTTTCTCTCAAACAACGTCATGCTGCCAATCATAGACTTGTTCTATAGTATTGTGCCTAGCTATGGATTGGCGATCGTTGCCTTGACATTGATAATCCGCTTCGCGCTCTACCCCCTGAGTGCTGGTTCAATTCGCAGTATGCGGCGGATGCGAATTGTACAACCTCTGATGCAAAAGCGGATGGCGGAAGTTAAAGAACGTTACAAGGACGACCCGCAAAAGCAGCAGGAAGAAATGATGAACGTGCAGAAGGAATTTGGCAACCCCTTAGCAGGATGTTTGCCACTCTTACTGCAAATGCCAGTCCTGTTAGCACTATTTGCTACTTTGAGGGGTTCACCATTTGCGGGAGTTAACTATTCTGTTAACCTGCAAATCCTCCCCGCCGAACAAATCGAACGAATTCAACCCCAAGCCTTTGTGACTCCTCCTCAGAACATTTATGTGGCTGATGGAGAACACGTCAAAGTTACAGCGATTCTCCCTAGTGGTAACAAGTTAACAGTAGGGGAAAACACCAAGATTCAATACCAAACCCTTGAAGGTAAGCCATTCCCAGCACTGCTGGCAGAACACCCAGACACCAAGTTAATCCCCGAATGGAAAATTACCAAAGGGGAAGACAGAATCAAAATCGATGCAGAGGGCAACATAGAAGCTCTACAGCCAGGCGATGTCACCATTCAAGGGACAATTCCTGGTTTAGCCGCAGATAAAGGCTTCCTGTTCATTGATGCCTTGGGTAGAGTCGGAGCAATTGACCCAGACGGAACAGTCCACTGGGATATTGTGGCGATGATTATTTTCTTTGGTATTAGCCTCTACGTCAGCCAAATGCTTTCTGGGCAGAACTCTAGTGGTGGCAATCCCCAACAGGATACAGTTAACAAAGTCACCCCTGTAATCTTCTCTGGGATGTTCTTGTTCTTCCCCTTGCCGGCTGGGGTTTTGATGTACATGGTGATTGGAAATATCTTCCAAACCCTGCAAACTTACATCCTCTCTCGTGAACCCTTACCAGAGGAACTACAAAAAATCGTAGACACCCAAGAAAAACAAGCGGTGGCGGCACAAAAGACCTTACCTTTTGAGCCAAAAAGTTCCAAGAAAAAGACCACAGGTTAA